AGGGACACATTATATATGAAATAGTGAGAGATAGTAAAGATAATCTTgaacaaaatttggagGATACAATATTCTTTGGTAGGGTAGTTCAACCAGGTGCAGTAAATAACAAAATTAAAAAGTTCTTCAAGAGAATCACAAGCTTCGGAAAGATGCTACTGAATAAAGCTCAGCATCCTGTCGAGCATGCGGTATGGTTTGGAATAAAGTTGGACGTCGATAAAATTATGCACGTAATTGATACTTTGCACAAATTGCAGAAGCAATTGAGTGCCAGAGAATCATGGAATCTTCAGGGAGGATTTATAGATGTGATTGAGGACTTAACGGAGGTTTTAACAAACGATACTTCAAGGACTCCAATGGGTACAATGTCTAACTTTGGCATGCCAACAATATCGAACATGTACGGAAGGATGTCTGCTGAGGAGAGGAAGATTGAGTTCCAACAAAGTATGTGTGCTAAACACTGTGCAGCTATATGGAAGGCTATATTAGCGTTCTCTTTATCTACTCTCAGAAATCCTGGTAGCATCAAATCTTATGAGAAAAATCTTTCCAAAAACTCTTCCCTTTCAGAAATAACAAATCCTGCCTTCGTAAACAATTATAGGTTCATCCTCAAAGGAGATGCTATGATGCACATGTATGATAACATGCTTCCAAAGTCTATGAAGCAGGAACTAAAATCAATTAAATATGGTAAGGCATTCTATTTCGCCAATATATTAAAGTTGGCCTCTCTATTACTAAATAAAATGGGCTTCACCTATACGGCTGCTACTTTGAAAGTCCAGGCGCCGTACTTTGGGAATTTTATATCTAGCTGGAGCAAGAAAAGGGAGGACAGCAAGATGAAGCAGATCTTCTCAGTTGTTGCATTGGGAACAATGGCGTCCTATACTGTATTGGAATGTATGGATATTTCACACCATGTTGCCGATATGGGACATCCACCAAAGGCAACCTGTTTCTATCTTATGAAACCTCCTAGTCACCATTGCATTATAGAACCTATTAATCATATCGCTCAATCAGCTGCAAAGATCGCCATGAAGGATGTATTCTCTTCCACGATCCTAGCACTTATAGGACCATACTTCTTCTTACCCATGGGAATAATGGCGACATGGAATATACTCAAGCATCAATTTAAAATTCTACACAGACTTGATATCGCTCTAAGTGCCACATTCTCTAGATTGTGGAAGAGAATAACATCAGGGGATATGATCAAGAAAATAACCCACTGGTTCCGAAACAGGAAGGATTATCGCAAAAAGATAGAGGCAGCTGCAGCTAGTAAGGCTTCCGGAGACCAAGATGTTAAAATTGATGAAGAGCTCTTCGATGATGGGAGCACATTCTCCTACACACACCTGGATTAGTGATGTTAAATTAATTTATGTTATAATGCATTTTGTCGTCTAGATAAGTTTCGTCACGAGATCAGCCGGTAACAAGGGAAATTTGTCGCGGATTAAGCCCGAGACAAGTCTTATGAGATGTTTTTCCTAACTAAATGGTAATGGCCAATAATTCATTGATTTATCAATGATTAAAAGCAAATGGTAGCCGCATAGAATCTATAATCTGAGATTGGATCTGTCTAGACTCCCACAAGACAATGAACCCGATTCCAGAGAAGAGAAACGTTTCCATTACTTCCCAGAAATTTACCCTCTCAAAAAAATTCTTCTAGGTAGTAATTTCCAGCTTACCATTGGAAGAAGGTCTATTATTACTGCTATAGTAGCAAGTTCGTTTCGTCTTCTCAAAAGTTTCTTCTCATCATAGTTTAAAGATGAGCGAACATAACACTGGCGTGAAACACGATCACTGTGGCTGCCCCGTCTCTTCATGTGGAGGTAGGGATAAGCCGTATTTCATCACATCGGCTATTCCATACGTGAATGGCTGTCCGCATATTGGTCATGCCTACGAATCCATATGTTGCGATGTAGTTGCACGTTATAAACGGGTTTTTGGACGCAAGGTCCTGATGACCACAGGAACCGACGAACATGGAGAAAAGGTCGCTAGTACTGCCACCGCCCAGGGAGTCACAGTGGAGGAACTATGTGAACGCAACTCCAACGAATTTAAGAAGATGTACGGAAGACTACTCATCTCTTATGATGATTTCATAAGGACTACGGAAGAGAGGCATATTACATCTGCTCAGAAGGGTTGGAAGAAAGTGGCAGAAAGGGGTGACATTTATCTTGGAACACTCAAAGGTTGGTACAGTGTACGTGAGGAGAGATTCATCccagaggaagaagctAAACTGACAGACTACTGTGACCCATGTTCTAAGGTTAAGTATAATCCAGTTGAGGAACCGAGTTATTTCTTTAAGCTGGATAACCATAGAGAGAAACTAATTGAGCATATTGAGACGCATCCAAAGTTCATCATGCCTGTAGATGTTAGAGATGATATACTGAAGAAGTTGAAGAGTGGTAAAATAGACGATCTTTCAATCAGCAGGACAAGTTTCTCTTGGGGAATTCCAGTTCCTGGCGATGATAAACATGTCATATATGTTTGGTTTGATGCTTTGTCCAACTTCGCAACGGTAGCTGGACTGAAAGACTATGAGAGCTTTAAGGACTTCAATGAGAAGTCTGTATGGCCTATAGACATCCAGTTTATTGGAAAGGATATTTCTTGGTTCCACTCAGTTATTCTTCCGTGTATGTTACTGGCTATGGATCTCGACCTGCCAACAACAATATTTTCTCATGGAATTATTCTGGGTCCGGACGGTCAAAAGATGAGCAAGTCCCTTGGAAATGTTATTAACGCCGCTGATTTGCTGGATAACTATGGTGTAGAACCCCTGAGATATTACATCATCAGAAACTCCGTTCTTGGCGAAGACATGCGTTTTGACATTGGTGAAATGTGTCAAATGTAcaatgaagaagttgtaGAGAATGTAGGTGGCCTGTTGGATGATGTACTGAGCCTAGCTGACAAACACCATGATGGCAAAGTCCCTGCCCTGGTGGAAGATCTACCCAAGCCGTTCGAACCAATCGCAGTTTCAAGAGCTGTAGTCGGGTTTGTTGCAGATTTTGACTTCAGAAGTGCTATACTCACAACCATTGATGCTTTCAAAAAATGCAGAGAACACTTTGAAGGACACCTGTCAGGATCTGTTGTAGAGGCAGGTCATGTCCGACTTTTGTTAGAGTCAGTTTATTTCTTATCTCACTTTTTGGCACCCCTTGTTCCTTTGTCTTGTGAAAAGGTATTTTCACAATTGGATGCAGAGCAGAAGACTGTTAAAACACTGTCTCACAGTTTTAATAATTTAGTAGAGGGGACAAAATTAGACCTATCGCTAAAGGCATTCTCCAAAGTATTGCATGAGTAGAATTTGTAATTCTTACACTCCTACATTTACCTACTTATCAGTGTTAGAACTAGTTAGCAGTTTTTAACCAGTTGTCCAGCAAGGTTTCCTTCATTATCAATTATTATACATAATGATTTATAACGGATCTGCATGGAGATTATAGACATTCAGCAAAGTTAACCTAGAATATTAACAGATACAGAATAGTTAAGGAGATAATGTAGATCCTAGTAGAGACGGAATTAAGCGAGGGAATTATGATTTTAACTTGGCTATAGTATACAGACACTCCTAACAAGTATGGACTAGATGGCTCAACGAGCTAAATTTTAATACAAACGTGGCACAACAGCGAATTTAAAATGCTACTCCTTAAAATAAACATTTACCGCATTAAGCGTGTGTGGTAATGCAATCctctataatctttgaTAGGGAATCGCTATTTGCAATATCCTCAGTCTTGCAGGTCCTAATGAGGGAGCCGCTATGGAAGACCCAAATTGAAGTACATAGACGCAAGAAATTTGTACTGTATACTTCAGAAATGTTGTACAGTGTCTAAAGTGGGTCTTGATTAAATCATAAATCGGGATGTCAACTGTCTTTAATGTATCAATTCCCATTCCCTCTTGCAACTGAAATATATTTGTGCACTAGATATAGCAAATTCAATGATAGCATCAATCTAGGTGTATGTCTCCAAACATGAAAATGCTACATCCTTGCAAGCATTGATACAGTATTCTTTAACATCCTCCAGTGACACTGTTTCTCCATAGCGTTCATTAGCATAATCAATAACAGAATCTGACACTTTGGAAGTAATAACAAATTTGGTATTATCCAAAGTTGCAAAGGTAAATGTAAGTATAAAGAAGAACATAATGGGCCAGCCCGTAGCGAGGAAATAGGCTCTATACGGCTTAAAACTCTTACTATTTGTATCCTTTGTATCCTGTATCTCTTGAAGTGTTGGTGACTCGGCATACTTTGCCTTCATAATCTCTCTACGCCTGCCACGGGCATAGTCATCAGAGTGGCATTGTTGGCGAACATCATCCGACATGTAAGTAGGTAGCACTCTCTCATCAGATGGAGTTGGAGGTTCAAGATGGCCAACCTCATTCTTTATGAATGAATTTAGCATGTTCTCATGCACACTAGAGGACGTCCTTTACAGTCTTCAAATAACTAAATATAAACTAAGCTATAAAATAAATTACATCAAATTTGTGCGATTGAAACTTAATTTGCGATCACTTCCAAAACACCAACTTTTGTAAGCTTGCCAAGCTCTTCATCGAATTCATCTCCACTGTGAAGGAGGCCATAGAAGTCTTTTACATTAGTCCCAGCTTTGCTTAATATCTCATCTTTGCCTCCAGGGTGGTTCTCAGCATAGCCAGAGACATCATATACTGTACCTTCTACTCCAATCCAGCAATCATGTTCTGTGTTATGTTTTGCCAGTTCCGCCAATGTGATTATCCTTTCAGTTTGATTACTGCCAGTAGCAGAGGAATCTGATTTCAGAGGTTCAACAGATTCTGTTGGTGTTTGGAGTTCAGAATCAACTACACATTCAACTTTGTCGATTATATTTGAAATTCTGTAAGAGATAATCCAAGCCAATATTATCAATGCAAAGCGAAGTGGGCCGAACATCGCGCTTAAACAAACTTAATAGTATGCAAAATAATGTACATGTATGTTACAAGAATAGTTCAACTCAATGACACTTCAAAGTAGGCATGAACGAGTTAAAATTATCTGAGGGAACGCCAGAGTCTGGAAGAATGCTTAGCCTATTCCACCCAACATCTTCCTAAATGTGCAGAGCAAAGCCATAAGTAGATTCTTACGATTGCCTAGAACATGTGTGATAAATTATGAACTTTAAAACTGGAAACAATATGTGATAAAGATTAAGCCTAGTAACACATCACCCATAGCTAACATTCTGATTAGTCAGTAGAATGTTATTGATAAAGACCCGGGTGGCTCCTTCCACTAAATAAAAAACATCTGCAAGAAAGGAACTGAGGTTGGGAAGACTATCCAATCATCACTTTAGTTTCATCTATGGCTTCGTAGAATCTGATGAGAGTATCTACCCTCTTGTCAGTACAAGTATCTTTACTGGTCCAGCTGGACAATTCTCCATTGCCTACTCATCTTAGCTATCGTGTAAATCAATGCGTAATATTAGTGTACAGTTTGAAATCTTTGGTACACTTCTATGCCCACAGGGCACTAATAAGTCCATATAACGGACGTGGTCCCAAACTAGGACTAACCATGGAGACTGTCCACAGTATCATTCAGAAACCCCTTTAGTCTCTCATACTTTCTGCAGTGTCTTTGTATTCTCTGGAAAGTTTTCCAGTATCTTTTCCACATCCTGTATATTTGACTCTGGATTATCCGGCATACCATCTATTACTACCCATTTATCGACGTGTTTGGACTCCCGTTTGCACCAAGTGAACTTTCCTCCTACACTTGCCTTTACGTTGGTTGAATCAGCCATTACACAGATAAGAAGTGGTTTATCTGTGCCCTTGATGTCGAAAAAAACGAATGCTGTGGTTACACCCTTGAAACATGGTATACCAGTCTGTTTATTCTGTCCGTCCATAAAATCGTTTATGGAAGTGTAATCAGAAAATTTCCAGTATTCTGAGCTACCCAAAAGTTGATGAATCATTAGTGTAGGAATCTTAACACAGTAGTGACACTTGCACTTATAAGACCCCTTCTTGCCTATGTTAAACGTATGGGCATCATTACGTTTGCAGTTTTGCTCGTCAAGAGGAGCCTTAAGGTGCAATTTTTCCTTTTTAGGTCCAGTTTGACCGTCTTTGTTCCAGTTACCCTCTTTATCACGAGTATAGTAGTCATAGGTGTTGTTAGGCTTCTCAAGTTCAATGAGTAGAGGAGACTGGTACTCAGGGTCAAGGACCCAGTAGAATATGGAGAGAGTGAGTACCTCGTCAGTTGTCGTAAGATCCTTAGTAGACCCTTCCACCTTTGGTACTATGCCACTAACTCTAAATGTGTCCTTACCTCTCACCAGGTGAGTAAGTTTCACATACTTGCCCTCATTAGCCTTTGAAACCTCAATAGTCTCTCCACTAAAGGAGTCTATGTAGGAACAGTGGTCTCCAGTAGGTCCCTTGGAGGAGTCGAATACAACTGAAGGAGCATAGGCTTCAGTGAGTAGATCCATGATCGTCTTATGCTCATCCAGCTTCTTTGGCATGCTTTCACCCTTCACTTCAGTAAGTGTGGGAAGGTTAGAGGCAACTCTTCTGTACCACTTGCTTCCAGAGCTGTCGGATATGCATAGCACTAGTGGAGGACCATGTTCCTTGGTAAGGAAAAAGGTGTCAACTGAGGTCACCTTGTTGGCAGTTGGGATAGAGGTTTGATAGACTGAACCTTCTTTGAGCCTCTTTATGCAGAAAGGTGACTTGTCGGCACACTGATGAGTGGTCCTGTAGTATGATCCGTCGGTTTCACACTCAGTGGCAAGCACACGTTTAGTATCTCTGCAACCACGACAGGATATTCCAGTCCTCACTGACAAGTCAACTGTGTGTAGTCTGTTGATAGAACAGTTGAAAACATCGAGAGAGTCAAGTAGAGTCTCAGGGTTTATGAGTCTAGTCTTGGCCCAGGCACGACCCAAGATGCAGGGGTAGTAGAAATTGTTGACACCTCCAGCCTCCAACTGGACAACCAGAGGGTTCATGTGGTCAGAGTCACCACCACTGAAGTAGACGGATATGTTGCATCCCATGGGTAACTCATTTTCGAATCCAAACTGGTAACACTTGTTATGGTAGATGCCACTGATGGTGTAGTCCTTTTTTGGGGTGTGACGAGTGACCTTGTATACGCCATTACCACCTGGATACTTGTCTTCTTTGAGAGTCACAAGACCATTGTCATAGTAGTAGTCGTTGTATTTGCCAGACTTCTTGGGACCATGAGACAGTTCCACGTAGGCAGTGGCTTTGTTGCCCATCCTCTTGTTCTCCTTAAGAGAGTGGTACGTCAGTTGGCAGTCTTGGTGAACTCTAATCCACGTAAAGGACAGTCTGGAGTTGGAGGACTCCCTGGTTGGAGTGGTAGGAGAATGACTGTACTGGAGACCCCATGGGGAATAAAGGTCCATTAATTTTACTATTTGCCATATCCTACTCCCGACTGACTACTTTAATGTATACATGAGACCATTGTGTACACCTTTGACCATATATTGGTACCCTGACTAACCAGATGTGTTACCTATCCGTACTACTACTGTCCTACCATACACATCCCTCACTGTGTAGGTCCCTAGACCACCgtaggctttagccggaggAAGTGATGAGAGTACATGACTGTAAGGAGCTTGTGTAACCATAGAGTCCCCCTTTAGAGGTAGTGTCTCCAGAGGGAGTACCCTCTCTAGTGGTCATCTACTCATCCAGTACTGTCTCCCTTAGTGTTGTTTCCAAGGATTAGTGAGGTCATTCTAGTGAGTGTCTAGTAGTATCTCCTGGTGTCTCTGGAGGTTGCCTGCTGAGAGATAGGATGTTGATACGCTCCCTTTGATTGCACTTAGACTCTCATGGAGTATGACTGTGGCAACTGGAGAACATGATGAATGGGTGGGAGCGGAGGAGGACTATCGTCATAAGCTCTTTATCCTACTGACCAAGTATCTACCGTAGAACTGGACTCCACTGAATACACCAATGAGTAGTATGATGGGTCACCATTTACACTTGCTGAACTAATAGGACAGTAGACTTTGGTCGTATTGAGATACCTCTGCTGGAGTATATAAGGTTAATGCAGTTTCCGAGGTCATGGTTTCCTACTTGTATGTAGTAAGACAGATAGTACGTCCCACTACCACTGCCAAGACCAGGGACTAGAATGCCAAGAACTCCTGGAGATCCCGATCAAGCAGTATGCACGGCCATTAACAAGGCCTTCTCCGGCCGAAAATGCCACTCTACTCTTGATCCTACTAAAGGTACTGGAGTACTAGACTCTGTTCAAGTACTTGAAGAGCAGACTGACTCTCCTAATGACAAGTCTACTATTGGTGGAGACAATCAGAACACTCAGGTGGGTTTGTGAAAGCTTAACATTTCCTACGCATTTGAGATTATGGTTGAAGAATCATGAACTATGAAGACAATAGGTGTTTATGATGTGACAGTGGACAATGtccatttccattccaGGTGTCTCTTGGTGGAACCATTAACCATCCAGCCAGAGAGACCAACGTGGACCTTACGCTCTCCAGCTCTCAGCCAACCAATACCCAAATTATTTCGTGGTAAAACTCTTGGTGAAATGTCCATGTTTTGAGATGAGTCTGGTGACCAGGGAAGAGTAGATGAGACAATGGGGATGGAATCCATTCCCTGGTACTCACATCCTTGATTTGAGAGATGTAACTGACATATCCTTGATATCGTTAGTCATTGTACTATAATGTGAATagatttgtacattaatCGCACATCCGGTTCTGTATCTGCTGTCTGGTGGCACATAGACAAGGCAGTATGGAGGTCCTAAGATTCAATGATGATACATAGACACAGGTGAATGCTCTCCAAACTTCTCAGGAAAGGCAAATGACGGGAGGTGGAGGAGGCAGTGGAACAGCCGAGGAGAAGTCTACCATCCGAAGGTTTGCCATGTTCATGGCAGGATTCTCGCTTCTACAGACTCTACGTGTTGCCATTACGGCGGGAAGGTTTGCAGTGGTTAGGTTTGGCATTCCTAGTGGACAGATTGGCATTTTCATCAACtccattcaccattccATGGAGACAGCTGGAGATGTTGGTCTCTTCCTAATGTCGTTGTACGTCCTGTTTAGTGATCGTAACAAGACTGCTGACTACATAGTATCCGTCATTGCCATTTGGTTTCTTTTTGTGATGAACTTGTTATTGATAGTGGCATATTCAGTTGGAGGTGAACGTGGATGCTTGACATTTTACTACTGGGTTCTTGTTATTGCTTCCCTAGGATTTGGTTTGGATGAGTCTATATCCATTACCATTGGAGTTGCAGATGTTGCTTACTTTGGTCTTGGTATGCCCCTCTCTGGTATCATGGCTTGTCTATACCATGCTGTCTATCTCTACTTTGCCGAGAAGTTCCAGTGGCCTGACACATACTTTTGGATAGTGATTGGACAAATTGTGATATCAGCACTGGTTTCCGGTATTGCAGCTATTGTATGGACCATTGCGTATAGAAACTTCGATCCAGGGGGTACACAAGCTTCAGGAGAAGCTACCACTAGTCCACCTAGTGGGCCTAGTCAAGGGCCCAAAGGAGACTTACGGAACAGAGCTGGAAACGCTATATCTAATATGCTAATGTGTCTCTGCGGAATGAGTTGTATTTATGCCTTCTATCCAGCCATAGCACCGTATCAATTCGTGAGTCCAGAGGCTGGCCACTTGATAGATTTAGCCTTGCTATTCACAAGTGCCATTCCTTCTCTCGTCATTGCCACTTTGTGCCAGGCAGATGTTGGTCCGGACAGACCATGGAAAGGTGAGTATGCATGGTGGCACGCAACATGGCTGTTTATGGTTCCCTATGTAACGGCAATGACCTTGTGTATCTTTGCTATCCACTACCCCAATTGGAGAAGCTCCAGGGCAATTTATGGCAACATATGGACTACAGGTGTGATCACAGTTACTCTGAAATGCTGTGAAGAGACTCTAAAGGGTGTGGCGAACAGCGGTGTTGGAATGCAAAGTGGTGATAACAAGGGTGACGGCCAACTGTCAGCTCTGAATGCTCTTACAGCCCAGTTTACCATGGACATTGTTGCATACATTGGCGGTGGTTATGTCAAGGCTATTACAAAATACGATAGAGACAACTGGCCAACTAAACACTATGGATTCTGGAGGTCCTTAGGATTTTGGTTAGGAAGTGCTCTTTCTGGTGGATTAAAATGTGTCCGTGAATCCTTTACTACGGACATTAGATCAAATCTGATAACTGGGAATGAGGTTTTGTTTATTGTTTATGCTGATGAATAAATGCCAGTATGTTGTATTTAATGCAGCTTTAATATTTGTCTTTTATTTCAAGAGTTTaatcattttaaaattcaCTTTGTCAGGGCCTATTGAGGTCCGGTTGCATCTCAATGTCAAGATGGCAACGTAGTATAGCTCATCCCTGATTCATGTGAGGGACTATAATTTTTAACTTTTAGTAACGATCTGTCTTGCTAGTTGGTCACTTGGTAGGTGTCCATGGAGACTTATTCAGAGTACTCTTCTCAGTACTACCAGAGGTAGtaatgacctaccgacgtcggagactaggtagtttaTGACTATCCGACTGAAGGGAGGATAGAGTCCGAAGGACTGGCGTaagcctgagcgactatatgagcgaagtgaatagaggagtCTTGCGAGTATAaagagtataggagcatagGCGACCTATGGGAGCCTCTGTAatcattggtagatggaggaatggtCTATTATGAGAACTGTTCAGTATGGTAGTCTAAGTAGTCACTAGAGAGATGAGGGAGTTACTGGGTCCCTCCTGGCCTCCATCCAGAGGATCTATATTAGACAGAATTTTTAGTGACCATTATTAGATGCACCTTTTAGCAGACATAGTGGTATTAGTAGGTCCATGGAGACTTATTCAGAGTAGTGTTctagtagactctttaatggACTCTTATGGAGTGTGTCTCTTAGTGAGTAGTGAGTAGAGTGGGTAGTATCTAGTGAGTGTCGCTTGGTCTCCATCCAGAGGGTACCTTTTAGTGGGTCCATGGTAAGTAGTGTTATTGTAGACTCTTAGTAGGTGTCTCTTGATGAGTATCTTTCATAGGTacttttttagagactttatGAGGTTCATTTTAGGGTCCATCCAGAGGGTAGATTTTTTATGAgtcatcttatgggtgtTTTTTAGTGTCgattttttacatgcattttatgggtcagttttttagacaagttttttcataagattttttgcatgcattttagtagtatcattatagtgagtaggtcattttctaggtacctttctatactggattttttaTGGGTCAGATTTTTGTGGTGTTTTTTCTAGtgtcttttagtagtagatttttatagtggatttttagagggtcatcttatgggtgtcttatggagtgtcaattctaggtacctttcaGCAggtcagatttttatgggtcatTACTAGGGTCCATCTTGAGTGTCgattttttacatgcattttatgggtcagttttttagacaagttttttcataagattttttgcatgcatttttaggttagtcttattatggtgtcttttagtagtagatttttagacaagttttactagtatcatttttaggttagtcttagtatcattatagtgagtaggtcattttctaggtacctttctatactggattttttgtgggtgtttttgtggtgtcttttttagagacttattGGTAGGTCCTTCTCCagggtcattttctaggtacctttttctagtggattttttgtgggtcatcttatgggtgtcttatggagtgtcaattctaggtcagatttttatggagactcttttagagacttattGGTAGGTCATATCCAGGGGTGATTTTTGATGGtgtcttttagtagtagatttttagacaagttttactagtatcatttttaggttagtcttagtatcattatagtgagtaggtcattttctaggtacctttctatactggattttttgtgggtgtttttgtggtgtcttttttagagacttttttagagtattattctagtatcatttttaggttagtcttagtatcattatagtgagtagtgcattttctaggtacctttctatactggatttttGGTGAGTATCTTTTAGAGGgtcatcttatgggtgtcttatggagtgtcaattctaggtacctttcaGCAggtcagatttttatgggtcatTACTAGGGTCCATCTTGAGTGTCgattttttacatgcattttatgggtcagttttttagacaagttttttcataagattttttgcatgcatttttaggttagtcttattatggtgtcttttagtagtagatttttagacaagttttactagtatcatttttaggttagtcttagtatcattatagtgagtaggtcattttctaggtacctttctatactggattttttgtgggtgtttttgtggtgtcttttttagagacttattGGTAGGTCCTTCTCC
This region of Theileria equi strain WA chromosome 1, complete sequence genomic DNA includes:
- a CDS encoding methionine-tRNA synthetase, putative (encoded by transcript BEWA_034650A) — protein: MSEHNTGVKHDHCGCPVSSCGGRDKPYFITSAIPYVNGCPHIGHAYESICCDVVARYKRVFGRKVLMTTGTDEHGEKVASTATAQGVTVEELCERNSNEFKKMYGRLLISYDDFIRTTEERHITSAQKGWKKVAERGDIYLGTLKGWYSVREERFIPEEEAKLTDYCDPCSKVKYNPVEEPSYFFKLDNHREKLIEHIETHPKFIMPVDVRDDILKKLKSGKIDDLSISRTSFSWGIPVPGDDKHVIYVWFDALSNFATVAGLKDYESFKDFNEKSVWPIDIQFIGKDISWFHSVILPCMLLAMDLDLPTTIFSHGIILGPDGQKMSKSLGNVINAADLLDNYGVEPLRYYIIRNSVLGEDMRFDIGEMCQMYNEEVVENVGGLLDDVLSLADKHHDGKVPALVEDLPKPFEPIAVSRAVVGFVADFDFRSAILTTIDAFKKCREHFEGHLSGSVVEAGHVRLLLESVYFLSHFLAPLVPLSCEKVFSQLDAEQKTVKTLSHSFNNLVEGTKLDLSLKAFSKVLHE
- a CDS encoding ABC transporter, ATP-binding protein family member protein (encoded by transcript BEWA_034660A) → MLNSFIKNEVGHLEPPTPSDERVLPTYMSDDVRQQCHSDDYARGRRREIMKAKYAESPTLQEIQDTKDTNSKSFKPYRAYFLATGWPIMFFFILTFTFATLDNTKFVITSKVSDSVIDYANERYGETVSLEDVKEYCINACKDVAFSCLETYT
- a CDS encoding Cytochrome b5-like Heme/Steroid binding domain containing protein (encoded by transcript BEWA_034670A), producing the protein MFGPLRFALIILAWIISYRISNIIDKVECVVDSELQTPTESVEPLKSDSSATGSNQTERIITLAELAKHNTEHDCWIGVEGTVYDVSGYAENHPGGKDEILSKAGTNVKDFYGLLHSGDEFDEELGKLTKVGVLEVIAN
- a CDS encoding hypothetical protein (encoded by transcript BEWA_034680A) encodes the protein MDLYSPWGLQYSHSPTTPTRESSNSRLSFTWIRVHQDCQLTYHSLKENKRMGNKATAYVELSHGPKKSGKYNDYYYDNGLVTLKEDKYPGGNGVYKVTRHTPKKDYTISGIYHNKCYQFGFENELPMGCNISVYFSGGDSDHMNPLVVQLEAGGVNNFYYPCILGRAWAKTRLINPETLLDSLDVFNCSINRLHTVDLSVRTGISCRGCRDTKRVLATECETDGSYYRTTHQCADKSPFCIKRLKEGSVYQTSIPTANKVTSVDTFFLTKEHGPPLVLCISDSSGSKWYRRVASNLPTLTEVKGESMPKKLDEHKTIMDLLTEAYAPSVVFDSSKGPTGDHCSYIDSFSGETIEVSKANEGKYVKLTHLVRGKDTFRVSGIVPKVEGSTKDLTTTDEVLTLSIFYWVLDPEYQSPLLIELEKPNNTYDYYTRDKEGNWNKDGQTGPKKEKLHLKAPLDEQNCKRNDAHTFNIGKKGSYKCKCHYCVKIPTLMIHQLLGSSEYWKFSDYTSINDFMDGQNKQTGIPCFKGVTTAFVFFDIKGTDKPLLICVMADSTNVKASVGGKFTWCKRESKHVDKWVVIDGMPDNPESNIQDVEKILENFPENTKTLQKV
- a CDS encoding hypothetical protein (encoded by transcript BEWA_034690A) yields the protein MTGGGGGSGTAEEKSTIRRFAMFMAGFSLLQTLRVAITAGRFAVVRFGIPSGQIGIFINSIHHSMETAGDVGLFLMSLYVLFSDRNKTADYIVSVIAIWFLFVMNLLLIVAYSVGGERGCLTFYYWVLVIASLGFGLDESISITIGVADVAYFGLGMPLSGIMACLYHAVYLYFAEKFQWPDTYFWIVIGQIVISALVSGIAAIVWTIAYRNFDPGGTQASGEATTSPPSGPSQGPKGDLRNRAGNAISNMLMCLCGMSCIYAFYPAIAPYQFVSPEAGHLIDLALLFTSAIPSLVIATLCQADVGPDRPWKGEYAWWHATWLFMVPYVTAMTLCIFAIHYPNWRSSRAIYGNIWTTGVITVTLKCCEETLKGVANSGVGMQSGDNKGDGQLSALNALTAQFTMDIVAYIGGGYVKAITKYDRDNWPTKHYGFWRSLGFWLGSALSGGLKCVRESFTTDIRSNLITGNEVLFIVYADE